Genomic segment of Acidobacteriota bacterium:
CGGCGGCAAGAGCCGCCGAGGTCGGGGGTGAGGCCGCACGACATGTGCGTGCGGCCGAGGGGGGCGCCTCTCGCCCCCCTGAGACAAACAGCTAGCAGCGTTGGAAAAGTCGCGAAGCGGACTTTTTCAGCAGCCTGCTAGCAGCTGCAAGCCGTCTCCCCGCCTCAGCGATTCCCTGCCCTGCCGTCGAGCGCTGGGCCGCTGCCCGCCGTCGAGGATGTTCTGCGGGCGTTGACGGCTTTCCGGTCGAGGCGCTGCGGGCCGGCGTAATTGCAGCTCGGTCTACCTGCTTACGTAAATATTGAAATTACGCAAAATAAGAGAAGCGCGATCTCTCGATCGTCCCTAGGCTGCCTCTCGAATCAATCGAAGACTGATCGAGCCTGATCTATGGGCCCGTGGATGCGGGGACGGGCAGGGGTTTCCCGGCGGTTCGGCCTTGTGCGTCGACCTTTGGTCGATGCCGCCGCTGGAGCGATCCTCGCTGGTCGTCCGCTCTCGGGTCCGCATTGTCTGCGAGCTTCGAGGAACCCATTTCGAGGAGGAATTCCATGACCGCGAAGTCCCTCACGAGCAGGACTCGGCCGGGGCAGTGGAGCTGGGCGATCATCATCGCCGGGGCGCTGCTGTTCACGGCCGTTCCGACCGTGGCCCAAACCGGCAACAACGCCACCATTCAAGAAGTGATCAACCAGTTCAACGGCAACTGGCGCTTGGTGCAACGCACCAACCCGGACGGCACCGTGCATCGCCAGCCGCTTCAGGGCACCACCGTCATCGACCTGTCGCCGGCACCGACCGCCTTCGGGCTGCTCGGACCGCGTGCCCTCGGCACGATCTTCGCGCAGGAGTCGGGGGTGCTCGACGAGCGCTGCGACAACTGTGGTCCGGCGGAAGCCCGCGGGCGACCCTTCAAGATCGAATCGAGCGGCACCTGGGCGGTGAGCGTCGAATCGCAATCTGCCGATCACTACATCGTCTCGGTCAGTGCCGTGACTCGCATCAAGGGAAACTATGCGCCCTACCTGGAGGGTCTCAATGCAAACGTTCTGAGCCGCTACCGGGTGGCGAAGAAAGGGCAGACCCTGAGCGGCGAGTCGGGAATCGAGAAGCGCGGCCAACGGGATCGGGCGGCGGCCGAGGCCGGCGCCAACGTGCAGATTCTCAACGAGGTGACCTTCGCCAATCTGGCGGCACCTCCGATCACCGATGCCGGCGACCTGATTCCGCCCTACGAGACCGCCGATTCTTGCTGCTCGGTGGACGACCTGTTCATCGTCGGCGACATCATGACCATTCTCTACACCCACGGGGCTTCGGATACCTGGTCCCGGGCCCCGGCGACCGGAACCGGCTCGGCGGCGAAGGCCCCCAAAGCAGGCAAGAGGTAGCCCTCCGCCGAGGGCTGGAACAGGCGTCGATAGAGCGGGCGCCGAGGTCGTGGATTGGCCTCGGCGCCTTCTGGTTGGGCGTCGTTTGAGCAAGTCAGCAATCTGGGACAAGCGGCGGCCGCCCGGGCCCCTTAGCTTGACTCGGCGAGGCACCATGGACTTAAGACTGCTCGAAATCTTCTGTTGCGCCTACGAGGAGCGGAGCTTCTCCAAAGCGGCGCAGCGCCTGTCGCTGACCCAGCCCACGATCAGCGGTCACATCAAGACCCTGGAGACCTACTTCGGGACCTTGTTGTTCGATCGCCTGGGGCGGGAGGTCCGGCCGACCCGGGCCGGCGAGTTGCTGTTCGAGCAGGGGCGCCAGATCATCGACATCAAACGCAACATGGTCGATGACATGAGCCGCTTCCTCAACCGCCTCGAAGGGCAGCTCAAGGTCGGAGCCAGCACCATCCCCGGCGAGTACCTTCTGCCTTCGATCGTCGGAGGATTTCGCAAATCCAATCCGCGGCTCAACGTCCGGGTCACGATCCAGGGCTCCGGTGCGGTGTTGGCGGGGGTCCGGGAAGGTCGCTTCGAGGTCGGGTTCGTCGGGGCGCGGCCGCGCCACGGCGAGGACGTCGGCGGTGCTAAGGCACTGCACTACGAGCGCTTCGCTTCCGACCGCTTGGTGCTGGCGATTCCGCAGGACAGCCCCTGGCGCGAGCGTTCGGTTTCGACTTTCGAGCGCCTCAAGGAGCTTCCCCTGCTGGTGCGAGAGCCGGGCTCCGGCACTCGGGTGATGCTCGAGCGTCGTTTGACCGAGCTCGGCGAGAGTCTCGACGATTTCAACGTCGTCGCCGAGTTCGGCAGCACCGCTGCCGTCAAGGAGGCGATCAAGGCGGGAGTGGGATGCTCGGTGATCTCCGACCTCGCGCTCACCACCGAGGTCGATGCCGGCATCATCGCGACGGTGTCCTTGGCGGAGCTCGAGGATCTCGATCGCCACTTCTATGTCGCCCTCGACGAGCGGCGCGCCAATTCGCCGATCTGCAGTCTTTTCCTGGAAACCCTCCACGCGGAGTTCAAAGGCGCCTCGAGCCGAGTCGCCTGATTCCCTCTTGAAGCAGTTTCTCGACCGCGCTCCCGTCGGGAGTGCGAGTCGGGCTGGTCGAATCGGTTCTGTCGATCCGATTCGGGATCTTTCATTGGAAAATTCAATGGCTTGCCTCGAAGCCCTCGATGGATGAGTATGTGGGCTTCGTGCCACGACCAGGGAGCGTTGATCAAATGATGCGGAAACTACTCGGTACCCTCTTGACCCTTGGACTGCTGACCGCCTGCGGAGCAGAGCAGGCTCCAGCCCCGGTGCTCAAGTTCACCGCCATTCCGGACCAGAACACCACGGAGCTGATCGAGAAGTTCCAGCCTGTTGCCGAGCACCTTTCCGAGGCCCTCGGGGTGGCGGTGGAGTATGTGCCCTCGCGCGACTACCAGGCTTCGGTGGAGATGTTTCGCAACGGCGATGTCCACCTGGCCTGGTTCGGCGGGCTGACCGGAGTACAGGCCCGTCAGGCGGTGGCCGGTGCTCGGGCCATTGCCCAGGGCGAGGCCGACCCGCAGTACTATTCCTACTTCATCGCCCATCGCGACAGTGGCCTCGAAGAAGGCGAAGAGTTCCCGGAGGCAATGGCCGGCAAGAGCTTCACCTTCGGTTCCGAGAGCTCGACGTCGGGCCGGCTGATGCCGGAGTTCTTCATTCGCCAGGCCACCGGCCAATCGCCGGAAGAGTTCTTCGGCGCCCTGCCGGGCTACTCCGGCAGTCATGACAAGACCGTCGAGCTGGTCGAGAGCGGGCAGTACGAGGTCGGGGCGGTCAATTACAAGGTCTACCAGCGTCGGATCGCCGAAGGGCAGACCGATCCCGAGGTTTGCCGGGTGATCTGGAAGACGCCGTACTATGCCGACTACAACTGGACCGCCCATCCCGAGCTGGACACTCTCTTCGGCGCCGGCTTCGTCGATCGGGTGCAGGGCGCCCTGACTGCGATCGATGATCCGCAACTGCTGGCGGCTCTGCTGCGCGATCGATTGATCCCGGCCACCAACGAGGAGTTCGAGGGCATCCGCGAGGTGGCCGAATCGCTCGGTATGCTGCGCTGATCCCCGGCGCCAGGACGCCGAGGCAGGCTTCCGGCGATGAGAGAAGGAGCGAAGAGGTGCGAGAAAGGCAGGAGGGCTACGACCTCGAGCTGCGCCAGGTGGCGGTTTCCTTTGCCGAGACCGCTGCCCTCCGGCCCCTCGACCTCACCATCGCGGCCGGCGAGCGAGTGGCACT
This window contains:
- a CDS encoding selenium metabolism-associated LysR family transcriptional regulator is translated as MDLRLLEIFCCAYEERSFSKAAQRLSLTQPTISGHIKTLETYFGTLLFDRLGREVRPTRAGELLFEQGRQIIDIKRNMVDDMSRFLNRLEGQLKVGASTIPGEYLLPSIVGGFRKSNPRLNVRVTIQGSGAVLAGVREGRFEVGFVGARPRHGEDVGGAKALHYERFASDRLVLAIPQDSPWRERSVSTFERLKELPLLVREPGSGTRVMLERRLTELGESLDDFNVVAEFGSTAAVKEAIKAGVGCSVISDLALTTEVDAGIIATVSLAELEDLDRHFYVALDERRANSPICSLFLETLHAEFKGASSRVA
- a CDS encoding putative selenate ABC transporter substrate-binding protein → MMRKLLGTLLTLGLLTACGAEQAPAPVLKFTAIPDQNTTELIEKFQPVAEHLSEALGVAVEYVPSRDYQASVEMFRNGDVHLAWFGGLTGVQARQAVAGARAIAQGEADPQYYSYFIAHRDSGLEEGEEFPEAMAGKSFTFGSESSTSGRLMPEFFIRQATGQSPEEFFGALPGYSGSHDKTVELVESGQYEVGAVNYKVYQRRIAEGQTDPEVCRVIWKTPYYADYNWTAHPELDTLFGAGFVDRVQGALTAIDDPQLLAALLRDRLIPATNEEFEGIREVAESLGMLR